A section of the Salmo salar unplaced genomic scaffold, Ssal_v3.1, whole genome shotgun sequence genome encodes:
- the tba1a gene encoding tubulin alpha-1A chain isoform X2: MRECISVHVGQAGVQMGNACWELYCLEHGIQPDGQMPSDKTIGGGDDSFNTFFSETGAGKHVPRAVFVDLEPTVIDEVRTGTYRQLFHPEQLITGKEDAANNYARGHYTIGKEIIDLVLDRTRKLADQCTGLQGFLIFHSFGGGTGSGFTSLLMERLSVDYGKKSKLEFAIYPAPQVSTAVVEPYNSILTTHTTLEHSDCAFMVDNEAIYDICRRNLDIERPTYTNLNRLIGQIVSSITASLRFDGALNVDLTEFQTNLVPYPRIHFPLATYAPVISAEKAYHEMLSVAEITNACFEPANQMVKCDPRHGKYMACCLLYRGDVVPKDVNSAIATIKTKRTIQFVDWCPTGFKVGINYQPPTVVPGGDLAKVQRAVCMLSNTTAIAEAWARLDHKFDLMYAKRAFVHWYVGEGMEEGEFSEAREDMAALEKDYEEVGTDSIGEEDEEGEEY, translated from the exons ATG CGTGAATGCATCTCTGTCCACGTCGGCCAGGCAGGTGTCCAGATGGGCAATGCATGCTGGGAACTGTACTGCCTGGAACATGGGATCCAGCCTGATGGACAGATGCCCAGTGATAAGACAATCGGAGGGGGAGATGACTCCTTCAACACCTTCTTCAGTGAGACTGGGGCTGGTAAACATGTTCCTCGTGCAGTCTTTGTAGACCTGGAGCCAACCGTCATCG ACGAGGTCCGCACAGGTACCTACCGTCAGCTGTTCCACCCTGAGCAGCTGATCACAGGCAAGGAGGACGCTGCCAACAACTATGCCCGTGGTCACTACACCATTGGCAAGGAGATCATCGACCTGGTACTCGATAGGACTCGCAAACTG GCTGACCAGTGCACTGGTCTCCAGGGCTTCCTGATCTTCCACAGCTTTGGAGGCGGCACCGGTTCTGGGTTCACCTCCCTGTTGATGGAACGTCTCTCTGTCGACTATGGGAAGAAGTCCAAGCTTGAGTTTGCCATCTATCCAGCTCCCCAGGTgtccactgctgtggtggagccTTACAACTCCATCCTGACCACCCACACCACCCTGGAGCACTCGGACTGTGCCTTCATGGTGGACAATGAGGCCATCTATGATATCTGCCGCAGGAACCTGGACATTGAGCGCCCCACCTACACCAACCtcaacaggctgattggtcagatcGTCTCCTCCATCACCGCCTCCCTGCGTTTCGATGGGGCCCTcaatgtggacctgacagagttccagaccaACTTGGTGCCCTACCCCCGTATCCACTTCCCTCTGGCCACCTATGCTCCAGTCATCTCTGCTGAGAAGGCCTATCACGAGATGCTATCAGTGGCTGAGATCACCAACGCCTGCTTTGAGCCAGCCAATCAGATGGTGAAATGTGACCCACGTCACGGCAAGTACATGGCCTGCTGCCTGCTCTACCGTGGTGACGTTGTGCCCAAAGATGTCAACTCTGCCATCGCCACAATCAAGACCAAGCGCACCATCCAGTTTGTGGACTGGTGTCCCACTGGCTTCAAGGTCGGTATCAACTACCAGCCACCCACAGTGGTCCCTGGAGGAGATCTGGCCAAGGTCCAGAGAGCTGTGTGCATGCTGAGCAACACCACCGCCATCGCTGAGGCCTGGGCCAGGCTTGACCACAAGTTTGATCTGATGTACGCAAAGAGAGCTTTTGTGCACTGGTATGTGGGAGAGGGCATGGAGGAGGGAGAGTTCTCAGAGGCCAGAGAGGACATGGCAGCCCTGGAGAAAGATTATGAAGAG GTGGGTACTGACAGCATCGGAGAAGAGGATGAAGAAGGAGAGGAGTACTAA
- the LOC106573846 gene encoding tubulin alpha-1A chain: MRECISVHVGQAGVQMGNACWELYCLEHGIQPDGQMPSDKTIGGGDDSFNTFFSETGAGKHVPRAVFVDLEPTVIDEVRTGTYRQLFHPEQLITGKEDAANNYARGHYTIGKEIIDLVLDRTRKLADQCTGLQGFLIFHSFGGGTGSGFTSLLMERLSVDYGKKSKLEFAIYPAPQVSTAVVEPYNSILTTHTTLEHSDCAFMVDNEAIYDICRRNLDIERPTYTNLNRLIGQIVSSITASLRFDGALNVDLTEFQTNLVPYPRIHFPLATYAPVISAEKAYHEMLSVAEITNACFEPANQMVKCDPRHGKYMACCLLYRGDVVPKDVNSAIATIKTKRTIQFVDWCPTGFKVGINYQPPTVVPGGDLAKVQRAVCMLSNTTAIAEAWARLDHKFDLMYAKRAFVHWYVGEGMEEGEFSEAREDMAALEKDYEEVGTDSVGDEGEEEGEEY; this comes from the exons ATG CGTGAATGCATCTCTGTCCACGTCGGCCAGGCAGGTGTCCAGATGGGCAATGCATGCTGGGAACTGTACTGCCTGGAACATGGGATCCAGCCTGATGGACAGATGCCCAGTGATAAGACAATCGGAGGGGGAGATGACTCCTTCAACACCTTCTTCAGTGAGACTGGGGCTGGTAAACATGTTCCTCGTGCAGTCTTTGTAGACCTGGAGCCAACCGTCATCG ACGAGGTCCGCACAGGTACCTACCGTCAGCTGTTCCACCCTGAGCAGCTGATCACAGGCAAGGAGGACGCTGCCAACAACTATGCCCGTGGTCACTACACCATTGGCAAGGAGATCATCGACCTGGTACTCGATAGGACTCGCAAACTG GCTGACCAGTGCACTGGTCTCCAGGGCTTCCTGATCTTCCACAGCTTTGGAGGCGGCACCGGTTCTGGGTTCACCTCCCTGTTGATGGAACGTCTCTCTGTCGACTATGGGAAGAAGTCCAAGCTTGAGTTTGCCATCTATCCAGCTCCCCAGGTgtccactgctgtggtggagccTTACAACTCCATCCTGACCACCCACACCACCCTGGAGCACTCGGACTGTGCCTTCATGGTGGACAATGAGGCCATCTATGATATCTGCCGCAGGAACCTGGACATTGAGCGCCCCACCTACACCAACCtcaacaggctgattggtcagatcGTCTCCTCCATCACCGCCTCCCTGCGTTTCGATGGGGCCCTcaatgtggacctgacagagttccagaccaACTTGGTGCCCTACCCCCGTATCCACTTCCCTCTGGCCACCTATGCTCCAGTCATCTCTGCTGAGAAGGCCTATCACGAGATGCTATCAGTGGCTGAGATCACCAACGCCTGCTTTGAGCCAGCCAATCAGATGGTGAAATGTGACCCACGTCACGGCAAGTACATGGCCTGCTGCCTGCTCTACCGTGGTGACGTTGTGCCCAAAGATGTCAACTCTGCCATCGCCACAATCAAGACCAAGCGCACCATCCAGTTTGTGGACTGGTGTCCCACTGGCTTCAAGGTCGGTATCAACTACCAGCCACCCACAGTGGTCCCTGGAGGAGATCTGGCCAAGGTCCAGAGAGCTGTGTGCATGCTGAGCAACACCACCGCCATCGCTGAGGCCTGGGCCAGGCTTGACCACAAGTTTGATCTGATGTACGCAAAGAGAGCTTTTGTGCACTGGTATGTGGGAGAGGGCATGGAGGAGGGAGAGTTCTCAGAGGCCAGAGAGGACATGGCAGCCCTGGAGAAAGATTATGAAGAGGTGGGTACTGACAGTGTAGGGgacgagggggaggaggagggagaggaatatTAA
- the tba1a gene encoding tubulin alpha-1A chain (The RefSeq protein has 2 substitutions compared to this genomic sequence) — MRECISMHVGQAGAQMGNACWELYCLEHGIQPDGRMPSDKTIGGGDDSFNTFFSETGAGKHVPRAVFVDLEPTVIDEVRTGTYRQLFHPEQLITGKEDAANNYARGHYTIGKEIIDLVLDRTRKLADQCTGLQGFLIFHSFGGGTGSGFTSLLMERLSVDYGKKSKLEFAVYPAPQVSTAVVEPYNSILTTHTTLEHSDCAFMVDNEAIYDICRRNLDIERPTYTNLNRLIGQIVSSITASLRFDGALNVDLTEFQTNLVPYPRIHFPLATYAPVISAEKAYHEQLSVADITNACFEPANQMVKCDPRHGKYMACCLLYRGDVVPKDVNSAIATIKTKRTIQFVDWCPTGFKVGINYQPPTVVPGGDLAKVQRAVCMLSNTTAIAEAWARLDHKFDLMYAKRAFVHWYVGGGMEEGEFSEAREDMAALEKDYEEVGTDSIGEEDEEGEEY, encoded by the exons ATG CGTGAGTGTATTTCTATGCATGTCGGTCAGGCCGGAGCCCAGATGGGTAATGCATGCTGGGAATTGTACTGCCTAGAGCATGGGATCCAGCCTGACGGACAGATGCCCAGTGATAAGACAATCGGAGGGGGAGATGACTCCTTCAACACCTTCTTCAGTGAGACTGGGGCTGGTAAACATGTTCCTCGTGCAGTCTTTGTAGACCTGGAGCCAACCGTTATCG ATGAGGTACGCACAGGTACCTACCGCCAGCTGTTCCACCCTGAGCAGCTGATCACAGGCAAGGAGGACGCTGCCAACAACTATGCCCGTGGTCACTACACCATTGGCAAGGAGATCATTGACCTGGTACTCGATAGGACTCGCAAACTG GCTGACCAGTGCACTGGTCTCCAGGGCTTCCTGATCTTCCACAGCTTTGGAGGAGGCACCGGTTCTGGGTTCACCTCCCTGTTGATGGAACGTCTCTCTGTCGACTATGGGAAGAAGTCCAAGCTTGAATTTGCTGTTTACCCTGCTCCCCAAGTTTCTACTGCTGTGGTGGAGCCTTACAACTCCATCCTGACCACCCACACCACCCTGGAGCACTCGGACTGTGCCTTCATGGTGGACAATGAGGCCATCTATGATATCTGCCGCAGGAACCTGGACATTGAGCGCCCCACCTACACCAACCtcaacaggctgattggtcagatcGTCTCCTCCATCACCGCCTCCCTGCGTTTCGACGGGGCCCTcaatgtggacctgacagagttccagaccaACTTGGTGCCTTACCCCCGTATCCACTTCCCTCTGGCCACCTATGCTCCAGTCATCTCTGCTGAGAAGGCCTACCATGAGCAGCTGTCTGTTGCTGACATCACCAACGCCTGCTTTGAGCCAGCCAATCAGATGGTGAAATGTGACCCACGTCACGGCAAGTACATGGCCTGCTGCCTGCTCTACCGTGGTGACGTTGTGCCCAAAGATGTCAACTCTGCCATCGCCACAATCAAGACCAAGCGCACCATCCAGTTTGTGGACTGGTGTCCCACTGGCTTCAAGGTCGGTATCAACTACCAGCCACCCACAGTGGTCCCTGGAGGAGATCTGGCCAAGGTCCAGAGAGCTGTGTGCATGCTGAGCAACACCACCGCCATCGCTGAGGCCTGGGCCAGGCTTGACCACAAGTTTGATCTGATGTACGCAAAGAGAGCTTTTGTGCACTGGTATGTGGGAGAGGGCATGGAGGAGGGAGAGTTCTCAGAGGCCAGAGAGGACATGGCAGCCCTGGAGAAGGACTATGAAGAGGTGGGTACTGACAGCATCGGAGAAGAGGATGAAGAAGGAGAGGAGTACTAA
- the tba1a gene encoding tubulin alpha-1A chain isoform X1, producing the protein MDLPPVALGVHNCTAGFIGERLPPLIEDRRECISMHVGQAGAQMGNACWELYCLEHGIQPDGQMPSDKTIGGGDDSFNTFFSETGAGKHVPRAVFVDLEPTVIDEVRTGTYRQLFHPEQLITGKEDAANNYARGHYTIGKEIIDLVLDRTRKLADQCTGLQGFLIFHSFGGGTGSGFTSLLMERLSVDYGKKSKLEFAVYPAPQVSTAVVEPYNSILTTHTTLEHSDCAFMVDNEAIYDICRRNLDIERPTYTNLNRLIGQIVSSITASLRFDGALNVDLTEFQTNLVPYPRIHFPLATYAPVISAEKAYHEQLSVADITNACFEPANQMVKCDPRHGKYMACCLLYRGDVVPKDVNSAIATIKTKRTIQFVDWCPTGFKVGINYQPPTVVPGGDLAKVQRAVCMLSNTTAIAEAWARLDHKFDLMYAKRAFVHWYVGEGMEEGEFSEAREDMAALEKDYEEVGTDSIGEEDEEGEEY; encoded by the exons ATGGATTTGCCCCCTGTAGCACTGGGAGTTCATAACTGCACTGCTGGTTTCATTGGAGAacgactgccccctctcattgaagaCAGG CGTGAGTGTATTTCTATGCATGTCGGTCAGGCCGGAGCCCAGATGGGTAATGCATGCTGGGAATTGTACTGCCTAGAGCATGGGATCCAGCCTGACGGACAGATGCCCAGTGATAAGACAATCGGAGGGGGAGATGACTCCTTCAACACCTTCTTCAGTGAGACTGGGGCTGGTAAACATGTTCCTCGTGCAGTCTTTGTAGACCTGGAGCCAACCGTTATCG ATGAGGTACGCACAGGTACCTACCGCCAGCTGTTCCACCCTGAGCAGCTGATCACAGGCAAGGAGGACGCTGCCAACAACTATGCCCGTGGTCACTACACCATTGGCAAGGAGATCATTGACCTGGTACTCGATAGGACTCGCAAACTG GCTGACCAGTGCACTGGTCTCCAGGGCTTCCTGATCTTCCACAGCTTTGGAGGAGGCACCGGTTCTGGGTTCACCTCCCTGTTGATGGAACGTCTCTCTGTCGACTATGGGAAGAAGTCCAAGCTTGAATTTGCTGTTTACCCTGCTCCCCAAGTTTCTACTGCTGTGGTGGAGCCTTACAACTCCATCCTGACCACCCACACCACCCTGGAGCACTCGGACTGTGCCTTCATGGTGGACAATGAGGCCATCTATGATATCTGCCGCAGGAACCTGGACATTGAGCGCCCCACCTACACCAACCtcaacaggctgattggtcagatcGTCTCCTCCATCACCGCCTCCCTGCGTTTCGACGGGGCCCTcaatgtggacctgacagagttccagaccaACTTGGTGCCTTACCCCCGTATCCACTTCCCTCTGGCCACCTATGCTCCAGTCATCTCTGCTGAGAAGGCCTACCATGAGCAGCTGTCTGTTGCTGACATCACCAACGCCTGCTTTGAGCCAGCCAATCAGATGGTGAAATGTGACCCACGTCACGGCAAGTACATGGCCTGCTGCCTGCTCTACCGTGGTGACGTTGTGCCCAAAGATGTCAACTCTGCCATCGCCACAATCAAGACCAAGCGCACCATCCAGTTTGTGGACTGGTGTCCCACTGGCTTCAAGGTCGGTATCAACTACCAGCCACCCACAGTGGTCCCTGGAGGAGATCTGGCCAAGGTCCAGAGAGCTGTGTGCATGCTGAGCAACACCACCGCCATCGCTGAGGCCTGGGCCAGGCTTGACCACAAGTTTGATCTGATGTACGCAAAGAGAGCTTTTGTGCACTGGTATGTGGGAGAGGGCATGGAGGAGGGAGAGTTCTCAGAGGCCAGAGAGGACATGGCAGCCCTGGAGAAGGACTATGAAGAGGTGGGTACTGACAGCATCGGAGAAGAGGATGAAGAAGGAGAGGAGTACTAA